The Amaranthus tricolor cultivar Red isolate AtriRed21 chromosome 2, ASM2621246v1, whole genome shotgun sequence genome contains the following window.
ttatgtgttacattagaaatgttatgatatttaagaatttttatgtaaaactttattaatatgtttatgttagccttcaaattagtttataaggtagtaagttattttatgaatttatttttattaagtatggttatattaagaatattgttattatactttattttgagatttaattttatccttaaggttatagtaaatttctaagttattgcgtaaaatctttatttttgtaagtggttatgttaattatttaaatctaggatttagtatgataaattaaattaagtcgttctttttatttgaaaagggcccaaaacactcataggccattcgactatcatataaaaaaaagagagcttgatttactattttaaattattacaactatttttgtgataataataaaataacaatttaaaaagatatttttgaaaaatttttataagttattaaatgttgaagtgtttttcttgaatatataaatttcataataaaagtaactttcactatttaatagaaaaatattttatttgctaactatttgaccaaaatttatgtaaaataatgtaaaagtaTTAGTATACTTGCCggtcaaactatgtgtgaaatattgattttgtgagattacaagtattacttgttttataattagaaatattgacttttgtgaaagtTATatgtttgacttgttttaaaactagaaaatattgatttttgtgaaattataagttttatgtgttttataactagaatgttgatttttccaaacctaataagtttacttatttttctaaacttgaaatattgattttggtgaacttgtagaactttggaaacttatccaaatgatgcaattttaacttgaattttaattagaatatttgatttttcttttgaagagaataaagttttaattattgtaaagttggaaatgttgattttgggaacttatttaaaaagaaatagattttagtagctacttgtggaaaatattgaTTTGGAGAATgttgatagaatattaagttattagtgtgaatttagcaaattatcaaaaataaagttataaataaattttaatgtgtaaaaatttaataatgaatgtataaagacataaaggttaattttacgttatgattaagaattttattaaataaaaaaggttatcacctaagttgatcaaagtcaaagtcaaagtcaaatcgtagtaataaaaatgtgatgtatttGTTGCAtgtgtattgattgaatgactctgatagtaaggtaatgttgAACCATGGACCCGCATGTAAAATGCCGGcgcccgtgttggccggcacgtaaaatgcggtgtaaaaCAGgcggttagctacctatcctgtagagctcgagcataaattgtattggaggggtgacgactcccaccacagttagggtttaggactacagtcctcacctaaccagacccttacatatatcaggtgtcatattgatgtgcttgttgatcagtgataaacttgattagagttgatgctatgatgcatggtgtggttatgagtattaaccaaatgaacttacttaagtgttaagattaccgaattgtataagtggcagtaacgtacttctgtcaggattgagaatggtatcttaatgacttaaaagtatggaacagaaaaagaatatggtaaaagtatacggtgatgtcaattaattataagttcgtacttaaattattattttgtaaatgtagcgtataattttcgtattttgagctggatagaaagttatgctcggcgttaagcgctgaccgattcaatcggctgtcatccataTCATGGATGACAGCATTTTGCAGTATTTAATTCAGTTCTGATCCAGACcacagcaattactatttatcgagaagttagctgctttttgtatctttattgatgacttaatgataatttattttttccatttttagcaaacaatatttcttatcagatgtaatatttacttttgttttaaacagtttcagtttttatgatttaatgtttttaacagttcggcattttgagacttccgcaatattcttgtattaaacattattattaaatgttaattatgtatcgtgATCGTCGCTCCTGTTACAACAGGTGCTCCGATTATCCAGAAAAATGTCACGAATAGCTTCCCAAGCCCGACGTGCAGTAGCGTTACCAAAGGTATCGATAATAGTATGCATCAAATCCCGACATATCGTACCATATATCCATTGAAAAACATGGGCATCAACGCATTCCCACTCCTCTAGATCAAGAACAGCAGCATTGGAAGATGAAGATTGTATGGGAGGTAGGATGTGATCCAAAACCCGGTATGCTTTGCAATGCGTAGTAAACAAATGCGCCCAAGCGGAGTACAAACCGATCTCAAGTTCGAGTTGAATAGGGACATGATGGCGAATATTAGTGACAGCAAGGGATGGATGAAAAATCAGCTTTGATTTTTCAACCATGGTAATAGGAAGAAGACAATGGAGACAGgcacaaagaaagaagaaataaaaaaaaaaaaaaaaagggaaaggaATGCGGTACAATTGTTGCGGAAAAGAAGATAGGGCAATTAAGAACCCAACCCTAGTCTGATAGCATATAGGATATTAATTCCTTGGTCTCCTTTATTAATAAAGAtgggtatatatatacacagtAAACCCTAAAGCTACACAAACATAATTACATAAATATCCCTGATACAGAATATTACTATATATTTATAACCCGTAATTTCTTGTCACGTTGACTTCTGCtaccatgtcaaagaaccaattcaaccaaaagcttaaactgatgttTGATgcctcaggatatgttatatactctaacaattatctcaaatttataaaataaggaCACATGGACTTAATTCAAGGAGGGAGTATATGCTAGTAAAATATTATACTTGTTAAAACATTTCACttttaatgtaatttaatacattattttgatcatttatatcttaaattataaataattaaaattattaaaagctAATATTAATTATACAATTAGCCGATTCAGACTAGatttatttgactatattttttcttatactcTTATATAAGTCATGAGATAGTCCGCGATATTAAAACAATTACTTTTTATTCATTATACTCCTATGTCTTGATTCTTAAAGTAAGGTTGGTAATCCTAAACCACAAGGTGCAATGATGCTATCTACTTCAATCAAAGGTTGataaagttttatcattaattattggatgttattgtaggaaaatttagatagaaaaataatgaattgatttatatggagaggaagatgagtgaatatgtaaaatggttattcttatttattgccaaaaattgattacatcaatgagtatttataatgatgagtttagttacaagtttactaaaatatcttagatgtttttaatttttaattactttttctaggaacttctattatattattttagatatttttatttttttaattctttagtttagatttttt
Protein-coding sequences here:
- the LOC130805574 gene encoding uncharacterized protein LOC130805574: MVEKSKLIFHPSLAVTNIRHHVPIQLELEIGLYSAWAHLFTTHCKAYRVLDHILPPIQSSSSNAAVLDLEEWECVDAHVFQWIYGTICRDLMHTIIDTFGNATARRAWEAIRDIFLDNRSTCCNRSDDHDT